The following proteins come from a genomic window of Pseudomonas putida:
- the hemA gene encoding glutamyl-tRNA reductase, with the protein MAFLALGINHKTASVDVRERVAFTPEQLVDALQQLCRLTASREAAILSTCNRSELYIEQDQLSAEAVLQWLADYHRLSLDELRASAYIHEEHDAVRHMMRVASGLDSLVLGEPQILGQMKSAYAVAREAGTVGPLLGRLFQATFSAAKQVRTDTAIGENPVSVAFAAVSLARQIFSDLGRSQALLIGAGETITLVARHLHEQGVRRIVVANRTLERASLLAEQFGAHAVLLADIPQELAHSDIVISSTASQLPILGKGAVESALKQRRHKPIFMVDIAVPRDIEPEVGELDDVYLYTVDDLHEVVAENLKSRQGAAQAAEELVSVGAEDFMVRLRELAAVDVLRAYRQQSERLRDEELQKAQRLLANGGNPEDVLAQLARGLTNKLLHAPSVQLKKLSAEGRLDALAMAQELFALNEGSTDKSLQ; encoded by the coding sequence ATGGCCTTTCTTGCACTTGGTATCAACCATAAGACTGCCTCGGTAGACGTACGCGAGCGCGTGGCGTTTACCCCAGAGCAGCTGGTCGACGCCCTGCAGCAGCTCTGCCGGCTGACTGCCAGCCGTGAAGCGGCGATCCTGTCGACCTGCAACCGCAGCGAGCTCTATATAGAGCAGGATCAGTTGTCCGCCGAGGCGGTCCTGCAGTGGCTGGCCGATTATCACCGCCTGAGCCTGGATGAACTGCGGGCCAGCGCCTATATCCATGAAGAGCATGATGCCGTCAGGCACATGATGCGGGTGGCCTCGGGCCTCGACTCGCTGGTGCTTGGCGAACCGCAGATCCTGGGCCAGATGAAGTCGGCCTATGCCGTGGCGCGCGAGGCTGGCACCGTCGGCCCGCTGCTTGGGCGCCTGTTCCAGGCCACCTTCAGTGCGGCCAAACAGGTGCGTACCGACACCGCGATCGGCGAGAACCCGGTGTCGGTGGCGTTTGCTGCGGTCAGCCTGGCGCGGCAGATCTTCAGCGACCTGGGCCGTAGCCAGGCGCTGCTGATCGGCGCCGGTGAAACCATCACCCTGGTTGCCCGCCACCTGCATGAGCAGGGCGTGCGCCGTATCGTCGTGGCCAACCGGACACTGGAGCGGGCCAGCCTGCTGGCCGAGCAGTTCGGTGCTCACGCGGTGCTGCTGGCCGATATCCCACAAGAGCTGGCGCACAGCGACATCGTCATCAGCTCAACCGCCAGCCAGTTGCCCATCCTGGGCAAGGGCGCGGTGGAAAGTGCGCTGAAGCAGCGCCGGCACAAGCCGATCTTCATGGTCGACATCGCCGTGCCGCGCGACATCGAGCCAGAGGTAGGTGAACTTGACGACGTGTACCTGTATACCGTCGATGACCTGCACGAAGTGGTCGCGGAAAACCTCAAGAGCCGCCAGGGCGCAGCCCAGGCGGCCGAAGAGCTGGTCTCGGTGGGCGCAGAAGACTTCATGGTGCGTCTGCGCGAACTGGCCGCGGTCGACGTGTTGCGCGCCTATCGCCAGCAAAGCGAGCGCCTGCGCGACGAAGAACTGCAAAAGGCCCAGCGTCTGCTGGCCAACGGTGGCAACCCCGAGGACGTACTGGCGCAACTGGCCCGGGGGCTGACCAACAAACTCCTGCATGCGCCCAGCGTGCAGCTGAAAAAGCTCTCGGCCGAGGGCCGCCTCGATGCGCTGGCCATGGCCCAGGAACTCTTTGCCCTCAACGAGGGCTCGACGGACAAATCCTTGCAATGA
- a CDS encoding tetratricopeptide repeat protein, whose amino-acid sequence MNRPYALLLAFALLQGCQSLAPQKAEPPVAEAGKAEAEKPVVYGSFKQDTLYSLLVAELAGQRNRFDIALANYTDQAEKTQDPGVSERAYRIAEYLGADEPALDSALIWARNDPQNLDAQRAAAIQLARAGRYDDSMTYMEKVLQGQGDTHFDFLALSAAETDQSTRDGLMQSFDRLLVKYPDNSQLVFGKALLLNQDGKAEEALELLEAHPAQNGEIAPTLLRARLLQALDRGPEALPLLRGAIRDNPEDKRLRLTYARTLVEQDRIADAKGEFVSLVQQYPDDDELRYSLALVCLENKDWDEAESYLRELIERDSNVDAAHLNLGRIAEERHDPAGALREYALVGPGPDYLPAQLRQADILIANGRGTEASRQLAEAREAQPELATQLYLIESESYSNNNKDAQANQVLQQAIQRYPDDLNLLYTRAMLAEKRDDLPQMEKDLRAIIAREPENAMALNALGYTLADRTTRYGEAKALIEKAYQLTPDDPAILDSMGWVAYRLGNLEEAERYLRQALERFPDHEVAAHLGEVLWANGKRREARQVWAKAFEAQPDSPILRKTVLRLTGSETL is encoded by the coding sequence ATGAACAGACCCTACGCACTGCTGCTTGCCTTCGCCCTGCTCCAGGGCTGCCAGAGCCTGGCCCCGCAAAAGGCCGAGCCTCCCGTTGCCGAAGCCGGCAAGGCCGAGGCCGAGAAGCCCGTGGTGTATGGGTCGTTCAAGCAGGACACGCTCTACAGCCTGCTGGTGGCCGAACTGGCCGGCCAGCGCAACCGGTTTGATATCGCCTTGGCAAACTACACCGACCAGGCCGAAAAAACCCAGGACCCGGGCGTGTCCGAGCGTGCCTACCGCATAGCCGAATACCTCGGCGCCGACGAGCCGGCCCTGGACAGCGCTTTGATCTGGGCCCGCAACGACCCGCAGAACCTCGACGCCCAGCGCGCCGCTGCCATCCAGCTGGCGCGGGCAGGCCGCTATGACGACTCCATGACTTATATGGAGAAGGTGCTGCAGGGCCAGGGCGATACGCACTTCGACTTCCTCGCCCTGTCGGCCGCAGAGACCGACCAGAGCACCCGCGACGGCCTGATGCAGAGTTTCGACCGCCTACTGGTCAAGTACCCCGACAACAGCCAGCTGGTGTTCGGCAAGGCCCTGCTGCTGAACCAGGACGGCAAAGCCGAAGAAGCCCTCGAACTGCTTGAAGCCCACCCGGCGCAGAATGGCGAGATAGCCCCGACCCTGCTTCGTGCCCGCCTGCTCCAGGCCCTGGACCGCGGCCCGGAAGCCCTGCCGCTGCTGCGCGGGGCGATCCGCGACAACCCGGAAGACAAGCGCCTGCGCCTGACCTATGCGCGCACCCTGGTCGAACAGGACCGCATCGCCGACGCCAAGGGCGAGTTCGTCAGCCTGGTCCAGCAATACCCCGATGACGACGAGCTGCGTTACTCGCTGGCGCTGGTGTGCCTGGAGAACAAGGACTGGGACGAAGCCGAGAGCTACCTGCGTGAGCTGATCGAGCGTGACAGCAACGTCGACGCCGCCCACTTGAACCTGGGCCGCATCGCCGAAGAACGCCACGACCCGGCCGGCGCCCTGCGCGAATACGCACTGGTCGGCCCGGGCCCGGATTACCTGCCGGCACAATTGCGTCAGGCCGATATCCTTATCGCCAACGGCCGTGGCACCGAGGCGTCCCGCCAGCTCGCCGAGGCGCGCGAGGCGCAGCCGGAGCTCGCCACCCAGCTGTACCTGATCGAGTCGGAAAGCTACAGCAACAACAACAAGGACGCCCAAGCCAACCAGGTGCTGCAACAGGCCATTCAGCGCTACCCGGACGACCTCAACCTGCTTTACACCCGCGCCATGCTGGCCGAAAAGCGTGACGACCTGCCGCAAATGGAAAAAGACCTGCGCGCCATCATCGCCCGCGAACCGGAAAACGCCATGGCGCTGAACGCCCTGGGCTATACCTTGGCTGACCGCACGACCCGTTACGGTGAAGCCAAGGCCCTGATCGAAAAGGCCTATCAGCTGACCCCGGACGACCCGGCAATCCTCGACAGCATGGGCTGGGTCGCCTATCGCCTGGGCAACCTCGAAGAGGCCGAGCGTTACCTGCGCCAGGCCCTGGAGCGCTTCCCCGACCATGAAGTGGCTGCTCACCTGGGTGAGGTTCTGTGGGCCAACGGCAAGCGCCGTGAAGCTCGCCAGGTATGGGCCAAGGCCTTCGAGGCCCAGCCCGACAGCCCTATCCTGCGCAAGACCGTCTTGCGCCTGACCGGATCCGAGACCCTTTAA
- the lolB gene encoding lipoprotein insertase outer membrane protein LolB, producing MFLRHCITFTLIALLAGCAGFGSREALQGHGDPQQWRAHKEQLSSLDGWQINGKVGIRAPRDSGSGTLFWLQRQDYYDIRLAGPLGRGAARLTGRPGGVVLEVANQGRYEAASPEALLEEQLGWQLPVSHLVWWVRGLPAPDSKSKLTLDGDSRLASLDQDGWQVQYLSYTEQNGYWLPERLKLHGKDLDVTLVVKDWQPRQLGH from the coding sequence ATGTTTTTGCGCCATTGCATCACCTTCACCCTGATCGCCCTGCTGGCCGGCTGTGCCGGCTTCGGTAGCCGCGAGGCCCTGCAGGGCCACGGCGACCCACAGCAGTGGCGCGCCCATAAAGAGCAACTGAGCAGCCTTGACGGCTGGCAGATCAACGGCAAGGTCGGCATCCGCGCCCCGCGCGACTCCGGCAGTGGCACGCTGTTCTGGTTGCAGCGCCAGGACTATTACGACATCCGCCTGGCCGGCCCGCTGGGCCGAGGCGCTGCACGCCTGACCGGCCGCCCCGGCGGTGTGGTACTGGAAGTGGCCAATCAGGGCCGCTACGAAGCGGCCAGCCCAGAAGCGTTGCTGGAAGAACAGCTGGGCTGGCAATTGCCGGTGTCGCACCTGGTCTGGTGGGTGCGCGGCCTGCCTGCCCCCGACAGCAAGAGCAAGCTGACCCTCGATGGCGACAGCCGCCTGGCCAGCCTCGACCAGGACGGCTGGCAGGTGCAGTACCTGAGCTACACCGAACAGAACGGCTACTGGCTGCCCGAGCGCCTGAAGCTGCACGGCAAGGACCTCGACGTGACCCTGGTGGTCAAGGACTGGCAGCCGCGCCAGCTGGGGCACTGA
- the ispE gene encoding 4-(cytidine 5'-diphospho)-2-C-methyl-D-erythritol kinase — MHRLTLPAPAKLNLWLHIIGRRPDGYHELETVFQFLDHGDELTFALREDGAIRLHTEIEAVPHDSNLIVRAARRLQEQSGTGLGADIWLTKVLPMGGGIGGGSSDAATTLLALAHLWQLDWDEDRLAALGLTLGADVPVFVRGHAAFAQGVGEQLTPVDPAEPWYVVLVPQVSVSTVEIFSHPQLTRDSLPLKMRPVPEGNSRNDCQPVVEQSYPEVRNALNSLGKFTEARLTGTGSCVFGAFPSKAEADKVLALLSATQTGFVAKGSNVSMLHRKLQSLVKKSSA; from the coding sequence ATGCACAGGCTCACCCTGCCCGCCCCGGCCAAGCTCAACCTGTGGCTGCACATCATCGGCCGCCGCCCGGATGGTTACCATGAGCTGGAGACCGTCTTCCAGTTCCTCGATCACGGCGACGAGCTGACCTTCGCATTGCGTGAAGACGGCGCTATCCGCCTGCACACCGAAATCGAAGCGGTGCCCCACGACAGCAACCTGATCGTGCGCGCCGCACGTAGGTTGCAGGAACAGTCCGGCACCGGCCTTGGCGCCGACATCTGGCTGACCAAGGTGCTGCCCATGGGCGGCGGCATCGGTGGCGGAAGCTCGGATGCAGCGACCACACTGCTGGCGCTGGCGCACTTGTGGCAACTGGATTGGGATGAGGATCGCCTGGCTGCCCTGGGCCTGACACTGGGTGCCGACGTGCCGGTGTTCGTGCGTGGCCATGCAGCATTCGCCCAAGGAGTGGGTGAGCAACTGACGCCGGTCGACCCGGCCGAACCCTGGTACGTCGTGCTGGTGCCGCAAGTGTCTGTCAGCACAGTAGAAATTTTTTCACATCCACAGTTGACACGTGATTCCCTCCCCCTTAAGATGCGCCCCGTTCCCGAGGGAAACAGTCGAAATGACTGCCAACCGGTGGTAGAGCAGAGTTACCCGGAAGTTCGCAACGCGTTGAATTCACTGGGTAAATTCACTGAAGCTCGATTAACCGGCACTGGAAGTTGTGTGTTTGGGGCCTTCCCAAGCAAAGCCGAAGCTGATAAAGTTCTGGCCCTTCTTTCAGCGACCCAAACAGGGTTTGTGGCGAAAGGAAGCAATGTTTCGATGTTGCATCGCAAGCTGCAAAGTCTGGTCAAGAAGTCGAGTGCCTAG
- a CDS encoding ribose-phosphate pyrophosphokinase — MSKMMVFTGNANPDLARRVVRQLHIPLGDVSVGKFSDGEISTEINENVRGKDVFIIQPTCAPTNDNLMELVVMADAFRRSSASRITAVIPYFGYARQDRRPRSARVAISAKVVADMLTVVGIDRVLTVDLHADQIQGFFDIPVDNIYGSPVLVDDIEDQRFENLMIVSPDIGGVVRARAVAKSLGVDLGIIDKRREKANHSEVMHIIGDVEGRTCILVDDMVDTAGTLCHAAKALKEHGAAKVYAYCTHPVLSGRAIENIEKSVLDELVVTNTVPLSAAAQACDRIRQLDIAPVVAEAVRRISNEESISAMFR; from the coding sequence GTGTCCAAGATGATGGTCTTTACGGGGAACGCTAACCCCGATCTGGCTCGGCGTGTCGTACGTCAGCTGCATATCCCTCTCGGTGACGTCTCTGTCGGTAAATTCTCCGACGGTGAGATCAGCACTGAGATCAATGAAAATGTCCGCGGTAAAGACGTCTTCATTATTCAGCCGACATGTGCCCCGACCAACGATAACCTGATGGAACTGGTAGTGATGGCCGACGCCTTCCGCCGCTCCTCAGCATCCCGAATCACCGCCGTGATTCCTTACTTCGGATACGCCCGCCAGGACCGCCGTCCGCGTTCGGCACGTGTAGCCATCAGCGCCAAAGTCGTCGCTGACATGCTCACTGTCGTGGGTATCGACCGTGTTCTCACCGTCGACCTGCACGCTGACCAGATCCAGGGTTTCTTCGATATCCCAGTCGACAACATCTACGGCTCGCCCGTACTGGTCGACGATATCGAAGACCAGCGTTTCGAGAACCTGATGATCGTCTCCCCGGACATCGGTGGTGTCGTGCGCGCACGTGCCGTCGCCAAGTCCCTGGGTGTCGACCTGGGTATCATCGACAAACGCCGTGAAAAGGCCAACCACTCCGAAGTCATGCACATCATCGGCGACGTCGAAGGGCGCACTTGCATCCTGGTAGACGACATGGTCGATACCGCCGGCACCCTGTGCCATGCGGCCAAGGCACTGAAAGAACACGGCGCTGCCAAGGTTTATGCCTACTGCACGCACCCTGTCCTCTCGGGCCGTGCGATCGAGAACATCGAGAAGTCGGTACTGGACGAGCTGGTGGTGACCAACACCGTTCCGCTGTCCGCCGCTGCTCAAGCCTGTGACCGTATCCGCCAGCTGGATATCGCACCGGTAGTCGCTGAGGCGGTGCGCCGCATCAGCAATGAAGAATCGATCAGTGCGATGTTCCGCTAA
- a CDS encoding 50S ribosomal protein L25/general stress protein Ctc, which produces MTDFTLNAQVRSDLGKGASRRLRHSLNIPAVVYGGDKEAQSLTIVAKEIAKLFENEAAFSHVIELNVDGAKQNVVVKAMQRHPAKGFIMHADFVRVVAGQKLTAVVPVHFINEEAPVKKGGEISHVESQIEVSCEAKDLPEFIEVDLGNAEIGTIIHLSDLKAPKGVEFVALAHGDDKAVANVHAPRVAPEAEEGAAE; this is translated from the coding sequence ATGACTGATTTCACTCTGAACGCCCAAGTGCGTAGTGACCTGGGGAAAGGTGCGAGCCGCCGCCTGCGTCACTCGCTGAACATCCCGGCCGTTGTATACGGTGGCGATAAAGAAGCTCAATCCCTGACCATCGTGGCCAAGGAAATCGCCAAGCTGTTCGAAAACGAAGCTGCCTTCAGCCACGTTATCGAGCTGAACGTCGACGGCGCCAAGCAGAACGTCGTAGTCAAGGCCATGCAGCGCCACCCGGCCAAAGGCTTCATCATGCACGCCGACTTCGTTCGCGTCGTTGCTGGCCAGAAGCTGACCGCTGTTGTTCCAGTGCACTTCATCAACGAAGAAGCCCCGGTCAAGAAAGGCGGCGAGATCTCGCACGTTGAATCGCAGATCGAAGTTTCCTGCGAAGCCAAAGACCTGCCTGAGTTCATCGAAGTCGACCTGGGCAATGCTGAAATCGGCACCATCATCCACCTGTCGGACCTGAAAGCTCCGAAAGGCGTAGAGTTCGTCGCTCTGGCCCACGGTGATGACAAAGCTGTTGCCAACGTTCACGCTCCACGCGTTGCTCCAGAAGCTGAAGAAGGCGCCGCTGAGTAA
- the pth gene encoding aminoacyl-tRNA hydrolase, with amino-acid sequence MTAIQLIVGLGNPGPEYEQTRHNAGALFVERIASAQRVSLTADRKYFGLTAKFSHQGNDVRLLIPTTYMNRSGQSVAALANFFRIKPEAILVAHDELDLPPGVAKLKRGGGHGGHNGLRDIIAQLGNQNDFHRLRLGIGHPGDAKLVSNFVLGRAPRAEQEKLDASIDFALGVLPDVLAGDFAKAMRELHSQKA; translated from the coding sequence GTGACCGCCATCCAGTTGATCGTCGGCCTGGGTAACCCCGGCCCCGAATACGAACAGACCCGGCATAACGCAGGGGCTCTTTTCGTTGAACGCATTGCCAGCGCCCAGCGCGTCTCCTTGACCGCTGACCGCAAGTATTTCGGCCTGACGGCTAAATTCAGCCATCAGGGCAACGATGTTCGTCTGCTCATCCCCACCACCTACATGAACCGTAGCGGCCAGTCCGTGGCGGCATTGGCCAATTTCTTCCGCATCAAGCCGGAAGCGATCCTGGTGGCGCATGACGAACTCGACCTGCCTCCAGGCGTCGCCAAGCTCAAGCGCGGCGGTGGCCATGGTGGGCACAACGGCCTGCGCGACATCATCGCGCAGCTCGGCAACCAGAACGACTTCCACCGCCTGCGGCTTGGCATCGGCCACCCGGGTGACGCCAAACTGGTTTCCAACTTCGTCCTGGGCCGCGCGCCGCGCGCCGAGCAGGAGAAGCTCGACGCCAGCATCGATTTTGCCCTCGGCGTGCTGCCGGACGTGCTTGCCGGCGATTTCGCCAAGGCAATGCGCGAGCTGCACAGCCAGAAGGCCTGA
- the ychF gene encoding redox-regulated ATPase YchF translates to MGFNCGIVGLPNVGKSTLFNALTKSGIAAENFPFCTIEPNSGIVPMPDARLAALAEIVKPNRILPTTMEFVDIAGLVAGASKGEGLGNKFLANIRETDAIAHVVRCFEDENVIHVSNSVDPKRDIEIIDLELIFADLDSCEKQLQKVTRNAKGGDKEALAQKAILEKLIPHFTEGKPARSLMKNMADDEKAVIRGFHLLTSKPVMYIANVAEDGFDNNPHLDVVKAIAEEEGAVVVPVCNKIEAEIAELDDGEEKDMFLEALGLEEPGLNRVIRAGYELLNLQTYFTAGVQEVRAWTVRVGATAPQAAGVIHTDFEKGFIRAEVVAYDDFIQFKGEGGAKEAGKWRLEGKDYIVKDGDVMHFRFNV, encoded by the coding sequence ATGGGTTTCAATTGCGGCATCGTCGGCCTGCCCAACGTCGGCAAGTCCACCCTGTTCAACGCCCTGACCAAGTCTGGCATCGCGGCGGAGAACTTCCCTTTCTGCACCATCGAGCCGAACAGCGGCATCGTGCCGATGCCCGACGCGCGCCTGGCTGCGCTGGCGGAAATCGTCAAGCCTAATCGCATCCTGCCGACCACCATGGAGTTCGTCGACATCGCCGGCCTGGTGGCCGGCGCCTCGAAAGGTGAAGGCCTGGGCAACAAGTTCCTCGCCAACATCCGCGAGACCGACGCCATCGCCCACGTGGTGCGCTGCTTCGAAGACGAAAACGTGATCCACGTTTCCAACAGCGTCGACCCCAAGCGCGACATCGAGATCATCGACCTGGAGCTTATCTTCGCTGACCTGGACAGCTGCGAGAAGCAACTGCAGAAGGTCACCCGCAACGCCAAGGGCGGCGACAAGGAAGCCCTGGCGCAAAAGGCAATCCTGGAAAAGCTGATCCCGCACTTCACCGAAGGCAAGCCGGCACGCAGCCTGATGAAGAACATGGCCGACGACGAGAAAGCCGTCATCCGTGGCTTCCACCTGCTGACCAGCAAGCCGGTGATGTACATCGCCAACGTGGCTGAAGACGGCTTCGACAACAACCCGCACCTGGACGTGGTCAAAGCCATTGCCGAAGAAGAAGGCGCGGTCGTGGTGCCGGTGTGCAACAAGATCGAAGCCGAGATCGCCGAACTGGACGACGGTGAAGAGAAGGACATGTTCCTCGAGGCCCTGGGCCTGGAAGAGCCTGGCCTGAATCGCGTGATCCGCGCCGGTTACGAGCTGCTCAACCTGCAGACCTACTTCACTGCCGGCGTGCAGGAAGTGCGTGCCTGGACCGTACGCGTCGGTGCCACCGCACCTCAGGCAGCAGGTGTGATCCACACCGACTTCGAAAAAGGCTTCATCCGCGCTGAAGTGGTGGCCTATGACGACTTCATCCAGTTCAAGGGTGAAGGCGGTGCCAAGGAAGCCGGTAAGTGGCGTCTGGAAGGCAAGGACTACATTGTCAAAGACGGCGATGTCATGCACTTCCGCTTCAACGTCTGA
- a CDS encoding SulP family inorganic anion transporter: MHETPPRPGFDWQRWLPGLATLMHYQLAWLPKDIAAGLVLTTMLVPVGIAYAEASGVPGIYGLYATIVPLLAYALFGPSRILVLGPDSALAAPILAVVVQYAASDPQRAIAIASLMALVAGAFCVIAGLLRLGFITELLSKPIRYGYMNGIALTVLISQLPKLFGLSIDSQGPLRDLWQLAQTLIAGQGHWPSFAVGGASLALILLLKPYKRLPGILIAVVLATLAVSLFDLDQMGVKVLGELPQGLPSFTFPWVTGIDLVEVLLGGIAVALVSFADTSVLSRTYAARLKTPVNPNQEMFGLGVANLASGLFQGIPISSSSSRTPVAEAAGSKTQLTGIIGAMAVTILLLVAPNLLQYLPTSALAAVVIAAAMGLFEFADLKRIFRMQQWEFWLSFTCFVGVAVFGAIPGICIAVAISVIEFLWDGWRPHHAVLGRVDGTRGYHDVQRYPQARRIPGLVLLRWDAPLFFANAEQFQATVLAAVDESPTPVQRLVIAAEPVTSIDITSADMLAELDRALEARGVELQFAEMKDPVKDKMKRFELLQHMGETAFHPTVGAAVDAYLQDTGVDWKP, translated from the coding sequence ATGCATGAAACACCTCCCCGCCCCGGCTTCGACTGGCAACGCTGGCTTCCTGGGCTGGCTACCCTGATGCACTACCAGCTCGCCTGGCTACCCAAGGACATCGCTGCCGGGCTGGTGCTCACCACCATGCTGGTGCCCGTGGGCATCGCCTACGCCGAAGCCTCCGGTGTACCCGGCATCTACGGCTTGTACGCGACCATCGTTCCGTTGCTGGCCTACGCCTTGTTCGGCCCCAGCCGAATCCTGGTGCTCGGCCCGGATTCAGCGCTGGCCGCGCCGATCCTGGCCGTGGTGGTGCAGTACGCTGCCAGCGACCCCCAGCGAGCCATCGCCATCGCCAGCCTGATGGCCCTGGTGGCCGGCGCCTTCTGCGTGATCGCTGGGCTGCTGCGGCTAGGCTTCATCACCGAGTTGTTGTCCAAGCCTATCCGCTACGGCTACATGAACGGTATCGCGCTCACCGTGCTGATCAGCCAGTTGCCCAAGCTGTTCGGCCTCTCGATCGACAGCCAGGGGCCCCTGCGCGATCTGTGGCAGCTGGCACAGACCTTGATCGCCGGCCAGGGGCACTGGCCCAGCTTTGCAGTAGGCGGCGCCAGCCTGGCGCTGATTCTGCTGCTCAAGCCCTACAAGCGCCTACCGGGCATCCTCATCGCCGTGGTACTCGCCACCCTGGCGGTAAGCCTGTTCGACCTCGACCAGATGGGCGTGAAAGTACTCGGTGAGCTACCCCAGGGCTTGCCCAGCTTCACCTTCCCATGGGTAACCGGCATCGACTTGGTCGAGGTCCTGCTGGGCGGCATAGCCGTGGCACTGGTGTCGTTCGCCGATACCAGCGTGCTGTCACGCACTTACGCGGCGCGCCTGAAAACACCGGTCAACCCGAACCAGGAAATGTTCGGCCTGGGCGTGGCCAACCTGGCCTCCGGGCTGTTCCAGGGCATCCCGATCAGCAGCAGCTCATCGCGCACTCCGGTAGCTGAGGCGGCCGGCTCAAAGACCCAGCTTACCGGCATCATCGGCGCGATGGCTGTGACAATCCTGTTGTTGGTCGCGCCCAACCTCCTGCAATACCTGCCCACCAGTGCACTGGCCGCAGTGGTGATCGCGGCGGCAATGGGGCTTTTCGAGTTCGCCGACCTCAAGCGCATCTTTCGCATGCAGCAATGGGAGTTCTGGCTGTCGTTCACCTGCTTCGTGGGGGTTGCGGTGTTCGGCGCCATCCCCGGCATCTGCATTGCCGTGGCGATTTCGGTGATCGAGTTCCTGTGGGATGGCTGGCGGCCGCATCATGCGGTGCTCGGGCGGGTCGACGGCACCCGCGGCTACCATGACGTGCAGCGTTATCCACAGGCTCGCCGGATACCGGGCCTGGTGCTGCTGCGCTGGGATGCGCCGCTGTTCTTCGCCAATGCCGAGCAGTTTCAGGCCACGGTGCTGGCGGCGGTGGATGAGTCGCCTACCCCCGTGCAGCGGTTGGTGATTGCAGCGGAACCGGTGACCAGCATCGATATCACTTCGGCGGACATGCTGGCCGAACTCGACCGGGCGCTGGAGGCCCGGGGAGTCGAGTTGCAGTTCGCCGAGATGAAGGACCCGGTGAAAGACAAGATGAAACGGTTCGAATTGCTCCAGCACATGGGCGAGACGGCGTTTCACCCCACTGTCGGCGCTGCGGTGGATGCTTATCTGCAGGACACCGGAGTGGACTGGAAGCCTTGA
- a CDS encoding DUF2955 domain-containing protein produces the protein MPIELRRLRALRLALGVALCLVASFGLGLPVPILAPVFAVLLLAMRSEPLPIKAAPMLAILVLLSCGSGLLLIPILRHAPVSGVLLVGVGVFLVLRYALKGGNGLLANLLVVGLTMIAAAGTSDFTLALMVVEAMAKGMLLAVLGTALAHVLVPEPANAPAQPAPPLPDRADVGWIALRATLIVMPAFLLALIAPDAFMPLIMKAVSLGQQAGETRARHASRELIGSTVLAGVLAMLMWAALSVFVHLWMFFLWVLLFTLWQGRRLYGVASTRHSPAYWVSCLTTLLILLGQSVQDSAAGQDVYRAFAVRMALFLAVSLYASALLIWLDRRRLRAV, from the coding sequence ATGCCTATTGAGCTGCGACGCCTGCGTGCGCTGCGCCTGGCCTTAGGCGTGGCGCTATGCCTGGTAGCGAGTTTTGGCCTTGGCCTGCCGGTGCCCATACTTGCGCCGGTATTCGCGGTGCTGTTGTTGGCCATGCGCAGTGAGCCGTTGCCGATCAAGGCGGCACCGATGTTGGCAATACTGGTGTTGCTGAGCTGTGGCAGCGGCCTTTTGCTGATACCCATTTTGCGCCATGCGCCGGTGAGTGGCGTGTTGCTGGTCGGCGTGGGGGTATTTCTGGTGTTGCGCTATGCGCTCAAGGGGGGCAACGGCTTGCTTGCCAACCTGTTGGTGGTTGGCCTGACCATGATAGCGGCTGCCGGTACCAGCGATTTCACCCTGGCGCTGATGGTGGTCGAGGCGATGGCCAAGGGCATGCTCCTGGCGGTGCTGGGGACGGCGTTGGCCCATGTGCTGGTTCCAGAACCTGCGAATGCGCCTGCGCAACCTGCGCCGCCATTGCCCGATCGCGCCGATGTCGGCTGGATAGCCTTGCGTGCCACGCTGATCGTCATGCCGGCGTTCCTGCTGGCGCTGATCGCGCCCGACGCGTTCATGCCCCTTATCATGAAGGCGGTGAGCCTTGGGCAGCAGGCTGGCGAGACCCGGGCCCGGCATGCCAGTCGTGAGCTCATCGGCTCGACGGTGCTGGCAGGGGTGTTGGCGATGCTCATGTGGGCAGCATTGAGCGTGTTCGTGCACCTGTGGATGTTCTTCCTGTGGGTGCTGCTGTTCACGCTTTGGCAGGGGCGCAGGCTCTATGGCGTGGCAAGCACGCGGCACAGCCCTGCGTACTGGGTGAGTTGCCTGACCACCCTGCTTATCCTGCTGGGGCAGTCAGTGCAGGACAGTGCAGCCGGCCAGGACGTCTATCGGGCGTTTGCGGTTCGCATGGCGTTGTTTCTGGCCGTGTCGCTGTACGCCAGTGCCTTGCTGATATGGCTCGACCGGCGTCGGCTCAGGGCCGTTTAG